One window of Arcobacter sp. CECT 8983 genomic DNA carries:
- the purE gene encoding 5-(carboxyamino)imidazole ribonucleotide mutase, protein MSQVENKPLVGIIMGSDSDLPVMSAAADMCEKFGIDYEVTIVSAHRTPERLVKYATKAEKKGLRVIIAGAGGAAHLPGMVASMTALPVIGVPVKGSNLEGMDSLLSIVQMPGGVPVATVAVNGAKNAGILAAQMIGIKSKEVRKKVSEYKKEMLDEVNAKIEKLEDIKYKKYLEQMPKKK, encoded by the coding sequence ATGAGCCAAGTAGAAAATAAACCACTTGTAGGAATTATTATGGGGTCTGACTCTGATTTACCAGTTATGAGTGCAGCAGCTGATATGTGTGAGAAGTTTGGAATAGATTATGAAGTAACAATTGTTTCAGCACATAGAACACCAGAAAGATTAGTTAAATATGCAACTAAAGCAGAAAAAAAAGGACTAAGAGTTATTATTGCAGGAGCTGGTGGAGCTGCACATTTACCAGGTATGGTTGCATCTATGACTGCACTTCCTGTTATTGGAGTTCCTGTTAAGGGATCTAATTTAGAAGGAATGGACTCACTTTTATCAATTGTTCAAATGCCAGGAGGAGTTCCTGTTGCAACAGTTGCAGTTAATGGAGCTAAAAATGCAGGTATTTTAGCTGCACAAATGATTGGTATAAAATCTAAAGAAGTTAGAAAGAAAGTATCAGAATATAAAAAAGAGATGCTTGATGAGGTTAATGCAAAAATTGAAAAGCTTGAAGATATTAAATATAAAAAATATTTAGAGCAAATGCCAAAGAAAAAGTAA
- the argF gene encoding ornithine carbamoyltransferase produces MRHFLTLKDYSKEEILEILELAHKIKKETKKGVFKDYMPKNTLGMIFEKSSTRTRVSFEVGIYQLGGVGLFLSSNDIQLGRGEPMSDTSRVVSSMVDMVMIRTFAQSKIEEFAKYSKVPVINGLTTEYHPVQLMADYMTIQEAKLDKDLVVAYIGDGNNLAHSWLMLASKLGFELRIATPKGYEVDENILNDALEFAKESGAKISIGNDPKEACKDATVITTDTWVSMGQEEEKEQRLKDFDGYIVDDAMMKLGSKNAKFLHCLPAYRGYEVSDDVIEGQDSLVFEEAENRLHAQKGVMVWLHNLRKKEQ; encoded by the coding sequence ATGAGACATTTTTTAACATTAAAAGATTATTCAAAAGAAGAAATTTTAGAAATATTAGAATTAGCACATAAAATAAAAAAAGAGACTAAAAAAGGTGTATTTAAAGACTATATGCCAAAAAATACTCTAGGAATGATTTTTGAAAAATCAAGTACTAGAACAAGAGTTAGTTTCGAAGTTGGTATTTATCAACTAGGTGGTGTAGGTTTATTTTTATCATCAAATGACATTCAACTAGGAAGAGGTGAGCCTATGAGTGACACTTCTAGAGTAGTTTCTAGTATGGTTGATATGGTTATGATTAGAACTTTTGCACAATCAAAAATTGAAGAGTTTGCTAAATATTCTAAAGTTCCTGTTATAAATGGACTTACAACTGAGTATCACCCAGTACAACTTATGGCTGATTATATGACTATCCAAGAAGCAAAATTAGATAAAGATTTAGTTGTTGCTTATATTGGAGATGGAAATAATCTTGCTCACTCTTGGTTAATGTTAGCTTCAAAACTTGGGTTTGAACTTAGAATTGCTACGCCAAAAGGTTATGAAGTAGATGAAAACATTTTAAATGATGCTTTAGAGTTTGCAAAAGAATCAGGAGCAAAAATCTCTATTGGAAATGACCCTAAAGAAGCTTGTAAAGATGCAACAGTTATCACAACTGATACTTGGGTTTCTATGGGACAAGAAGAAGAGAAAGAACAAAGACTAAAAGATTTTGATGGATATATTGTAGATGATGCTATGATGAAACTAGGTAGCAAAAATGCGAAATTCTTACACTGTTTACCTGCTTATAGAGGTTATGAAGTAAGTGATGATGTTATTGAAGGTCAAGATAGTTTAGTTTTTGAAGAAGCAGAAAATAGATTACATGCACAAAAAGGTGTAATGGTTTGGCTTCATAACTTAAGAAAAAAAGAACAATAA
- the hemN gene encoding oxygen-independent coproporphyrinogen III oxidase — MIDFKKFEKYSRPGPRYTSYPTAPEFSESFTQEDLKNYFKNQDSKRNLSLYLHLPFCRSACYFCGCNVIFTSKEDKKVRYLEYLQKELNILKQYLNTSREVSQMHFGGGTPTFFSPSQLEEVISMIKEVFPNFSADAEISCEVDPRYFTKEHMDVLKAGGFNRLSFGVQDLNEKVQKTIHRIQPYETTQNVMNIAREAGIKSINIDLIYGLPHQNKKTFHETIEKVIQLNPDRLAVFNYAHVPWLMKTMRKFDESTFAPPSEKLEILKDTIEFFTTNGYKMVGMDHFAKPEDELFKAIEKGELHRNFQGYTTKGGADLIGIGVTSIGNGVDYYAQNFKDLKQYETAIDNGDLPIFKGYKLSGDDILRQYVIMELMSNFSLNIKRVEENFNIDFNEYFDDAIEALGEFEQAQLVEITEDKIQVSQTGTMLIRNICMPFDAYLNKIPENKRRFSKTI, encoded by the coding sequence ATGATTGATTTTAAAAAATTTGAAAAATATTCGAGACCTGGACCTAGATATACTTCATATCCAACGGCTCCAGAGTTTTCAGAAAGTTTTACGCAAGAAGATTTAAAAAACTACTTCAAAAATCAAGATAGTAAAAGAAATCTATCTTTATATTTACATTTACCATTTTGTAGATCTGCCTGTTATTTTTGTGGTTGTAATGTAATTTTTACATCAAAAGAGGATAAAAAAGTTAGATATTTAGAATATTTACAAAAAGAGCTAAATATTTTAAAACAATATCTAAATACTTCTAGAGAAGTGTCTCAAATGCACTTTGGTGGAGGAACTCCAACATTCTTCTCACCTTCTCAATTAGAAGAAGTTATTTCTATGATAAAAGAGGTTTTCCCTAATTTTAGTGCAGATGCTGAAATTTCTTGTGAAGTTGATCCTAGATATTTTACAAAAGAGCATATGGATGTACTTAAAGCTGGTGGTTTTAATAGACTTTCATTTGGTGTACAAGACTTAAATGAGAAAGTACAAAAAACTATTCATAGAATTCAACCATATGAAACAACTCAAAATGTAATGAATATTGCAAGAGAAGCTGGAATTAAATCTATTAATATTGATTTAATTTATGGACTTCCTCATCAAAACAAAAAAACATTCCATGAAACTATTGAAAAGGTTATACAATTAAATCCTGATAGATTAGCTGTATTTAACTACGCTCATGTTCCATGGCTTATGAAAACAATGAGAAAGTTTGATGAATCAACTTTTGCTCCACCATCAGAAAAATTAGAGATTTTAAAAGACACTATTGAGTTTTTTACAACAAATGGTTATAAAATGGTTGGAATGGATCACTTTGCAAAACCTGAAGATGAACTATTTAAAGCTATTGAAAAAGGTGAACTTCATAGAAATTTCCAAGGTTATACTACCAAAGGTGGTGCTGATTTAATAGGAATTGGAGTTACTTCTATAGGAAATGGTGTTGACTATTATGCACAAAATTTTAAAGACTTAAAACAGTATGAAACTGCTATTGATAACGGTGACTTACCTATTTTTAAAGGTTATAAGTTAAGTGGTGATGATATCTTAAGACAATATGTAATAATGGAGCTTATGAGTAACTTCTCTTTAAATATAAAAAGAGTAGAAGAAAACTTTAATATAGATTTTAATGAATACTTTGATGATGCGATAGAAGCTTTAGGTGAGTTTGAGCAAGCCCAACTTGTAGAAATTACAGAAGATAAAATCCAAGTATCACAAACAGGAACAATGCTAATTAGAAATATTTGTATGCCATTTGATGCATATTTAAATAAGATTCCTGAAAACAAAAGAAGGTTTAGTAAAACAATATAA
- a CDS encoding (Fe-S)-binding protein, with translation MAKLEKFNYTAISDDCVKCGKCKPVCTIFNINQDEATSPRGFIDLLGAYERDELELDKNAKDIFESCFLCTNCVEVCPNDLPTDMIIEQVRSDIAKKYGIAWYKRLFFFLLRHRKTMDFLSKLGWMFQTCALKINEKKESALPRFSLPIVKKDRALPYADSKSFLNKYPENISSNKKDIVDSKKNKVAIFIGCMSNYTYTKTGDSLVKILKKLELDIFIPKKQLCCGAPAYFTGAFDTVDFLVKHNIEYFESWIDDVDAIIIPEATCSAMINQDWEHYLHDQPEWKERAAKISKKVYMATKWLENNTELKDILAKSNKKMNELVTYHDPCHAKKMQNVWQEPRNLLKQNYNLQEMSDSNRCCGFGGVTMQTEKYDFAKAAGLPKAAMIKDTKAQIVSAECSACRMQITNSLHQADVDVEFKNPIELIAEAID, from the coding sequence ATGGCTAAGTTAGAAAAATTTAATTACACTGCTATTTCAGACGATTGTGTTAAATGTGGTAAATGTAAACCTGTATGTACAATTTTTAATATAAATCAAGATGAAGCAACATCACCTAGAGGTTTTATTGACTTATTAGGTGCATATGAAAGAGATGAGTTAGAACTTGATAAAAATGCAAAAGACATTTTTGAGTCATGTTTTTTATGTACTAACTGTGTTGAAGTATGTCCTAATGACTTACCAACAGATATGATTATTGAGCAAGTAAGAAGTGATATTGCAAAAAAATATGGTATAGCTTGGTATAAAAGATTATTCTTCTTCCTTTTAAGACACAGAAAAACTATGGATTTTTTATCAAAACTAGGATGGATGTTTCAAACATGTGCATTAAAAATAAATGAAAAAAAAGAGTCTGCACTACCTAGATTTTCTTTACCAATTGTAAAAAAAGATAGAGCTTTACCTTATGCTGATTCAAAATCTTTTTTAAATAAATATCCTGAGAATATTTCATCAAATAAAAAAGATATTGTTGATTCTAAGAAAAATAAAGTTGCTATATTTATTGGTTGTATGAGTAATTATACTTACACCAAAACAGGTGATTCATTAGTAAAAATTCTTAAAAAACTTGAACTTGATATTTTTATTCCTAAAAAACAATTATGTTGTGGTGCACCTGCATACTTTACAGGAGCATTTGATACAGTTGATTTCTTAGTAAAACATAATATTGAATACTTTGAGTCTTGGATTGATGATGTAGATGCTATCATTATTCCTGAAGCTACTTGTAGTGCTATGATAAACCAAGACTGGGAACACTATTTACATGACCAACCTGAGTGGAAAGAAAGAGCAGCTAAAATTTCTAAAAAAGTTTATATGGCTACAAAATGGCTTGAAAACAATACAGAATTAAAAGATATTCTTGCGAAATCAAATAAAAAGATGAATGAGCTAGTTACTTATCATGATCCATGTCATGCAAAGAAAATGCAAAACGTATGGCAAGAGCCAAGAAATCTTTTAAAACAAAACTATAATTTACAAGAGATGAGTGATTCAAACAGATGTTGTGGCTTTGGTGGTGTTACTATGCAAACAGAAAAATATGATTTTGCAAAAGCAGCAGGACTTCCAAAAGCAGCAATGATAAAAGATACAAAAGCTCAAATTGTTAGTGCTGAATGTTCTGCATGTAGAATGCAAATTACAAACTCTTTACACCAAGCTGATGTAGATGTTGAGTTTAAAAATCCTATTGAATTAATTGCAGAAGCTATTGACTAA
- the lgt gene encoding prolipoprotein diacylglyceryl transferase: MEFWRNIYSHFDPIAISIGSINVHWYGIMYALALLSAIFVAKWLIKKDNLPISSDLFDSYIWWVEIGVILGARLGYIIFYDPNTMYYLTHPWQIFNPFINGEFTGISGMSYHGAFIGFLIASLLFCRKHKVSFWFLADIAVLGISAGYVFGRIGNFFNQELVGRTTDVSWGIYVNGILRHPSQLYEAVLEGLLIFTILYYFRNKKSFDGQLAIMYGVLYSIARIIAELFRQPDVQLGFIYSDWLTMGMLISGIFAIFSLSVLLVIDKKRKTT; the protein is encoded by the coding sequence ATGGAATTTTGGCGAAATATATATTCTCATTTTGATCCTATAGCAATAAGTATAGGTTCTATTAATGTTCATTGGTATGGAATCATGTATGCCCTTGCCCTACTTTCTGCAATTTTTGTAGCAAAGTGGCTAATAAAAAAAGATAATTTACCTATTTCTTCTGACCTATTTGATTCTTATATCTGGTGGGTTGAAATAGGTGTTATTTTAGGAGCAAGACTTGGTTATATAATTTTTTATGACCCTAATACAATGTATTACCTAACTCATCCTTGGCAAATATTTAATCCTTTTATAAATGGTGAGTTTACAGGAATCTCTGGAATGAGTTATCATGGAGCTTTTATAGGCTTTTTAATTGCTTCCTTACTATTTTGTAGAAAACATAAAGTATCTTTTTGGTTTTTAGCTGATATTGCTGTACTTGGTATTAGTGCAGGATATGTATTTGGTAGAATTGGTAACTTCTTTAATCAAGAGTTAGTAGGAAGAACTACAGATGTTTCTTGGGGAATTTATGTAAATGGAATATTAAGACATCCTTCACAGCTTTATGAAGCAGTTTTAGAAGGCTTATTAATATTTACTATTCTTTACTATTTTAGAAATAAAAAGAGCTTTGATGGACAATTAGCAATTATGTATGGAGTTTTATACTCTATTGCAAGAATTATTGCAGAATTATTTAGACAACCTGATGTTCAACTGGGATTTATCTATAGTGACTGGCTTACAATGGGAATGTTAATTTCAGGAATATTTGCAATATTTAGTTTAAGTGTACTACTTGTAATAGATAAAAAAAGAAAGACTACCTAA
- a CDS encoding response regulator, whose amino-acid sequence MDTSSQISQFSDTILNQSTLLYLEPDEQIRKDTLSVFEKIFKKILVGSDGKEGLELFQDHKSEIDLILTDIEMPNLDGIDFLSKVREENTDIPVLIVTIFNDINQLINTIKLKITDYIVKPIQLNTTLKIMHKILEDLANKKVVEKQRNELVIYKDILDKENLVSETDLNGVITYANDIFCEVSGYSKEELIGKPHNIVRHPDVSKAVYRNLWETIQNKQTWKGKLKNKAKDGSTYYVQATIFPILDNEGNIEKYVGSRFLITEQEEEKHKLKKYIMHQKSQKVKHEKQLQEEFHDAVHAAKMETDEKMAKFIQGLNDQIKTLREKHNDDKGRILSLERKYKESNDKLDNMQKAYQEKVEKLHKTAVISLEKYNSFKKKNALITEKIEKSQEAIKTLQGYIDEYRKKIADLEDLIEAYEKQYGKITVR is encoded by the coding sequence ATGGATACATCGAGTCAAATTAGTCAGTTTTCTGACACAATTTTAAATCAATCAACACTATTATATTTAGAACCAGATGAACAAATAAGAAAAGATACTTTATCAGTCTTTGAAAAAATTTTTAAAAAAATTTTAGTTGGAAGTGACGGTAAAGAAGGTTTAGAGCTTTTCCAAGATCATAAATCAGAAATTGATCTAATTTTAACTGATATTGAAATGCCTAACCTTGATGGAATTGACTTTCTTTCAAAAGTTAGAGAAGAAAATACTGATATACCAGTTCTTATTGTTACTATCTTCAACGATATTAATCAATTAATCAATACAATTAAATTAAAAATAACGGATTATATTGTAAAACCCATTCAACTTAATACAACTCTTAAAATTATGCATAAAATATTAGAAGACTTAGCAAATAAAAAAGTTGTAGAAAAACAAAGAAATGAACTTGTAATATATAAAGATATATTAGACAAAGAGAACCTTGTAAGTGAAACAGACTTAAATGGAGTTATAACATATGCAAATGATATTTTTTGTGAAGTTTCTGGTTATTCAAAAGAAGAGCTTATTGGAAAACCTCATAATATAGTAAGACATCCAGATGTTTCAAAAGCAGTTTATAGAAATCTTTGGGAAACTATTCAAAATAAACAAACTTGGAAAGGTAAGCTAAAAAACAAAGCAAAAGATGGCAGTACATATTATGTACAAGCTACTATTTTCCCTATTTTAGATAATGAAGGAAATATTGAAAAATACGTAGGAAGTAGATTTTTAATAACTGAGCAAGAAGAAGAAAAGCATAAATTAAAAAAATATATTATGCATCAGAAGTCTCAAAAAGTAAAACATGAAAAACAGCTACAAGAAGAATTTCATGATGCTGTACATGCAGCAAAGATGGAAACTGATGAAAAGATGGCTAAATTTATTCAAGGACTTAATGACCAAATAAAAACTCTTAGGGAAAAACATAATGATGATAAAGGAAGAATCTTATCATTAGAAAGAAAATATAAAGAGTCTAATGATAAGCTTGATAATATGCAAAAAGCCTATCAAGAAAAAGTAGAGAAGCTTCATAAAACTGCTGTTATTTCTTTAGAAAAATATAATAGTTTTAAAAAGAAAAATGCTTTAATCACTGAAAAAATAGAAAAGTCACAAGAAGCAATTAAAACTTTACAAGGTTATATAGATGAATATAGAAAGAAAATTGCTGATTTAGAGGATTTGATTGAAGCTTATGAAAAACAGTATGGAAAGATTACCGTTAGGTAG
- a CDS encoding DUF2116 family Zn-ribbon domain-containing protein, which translates to MSHCPYCGKKIAMSKAFCSRSCKENYFQLIAIQVPKPFLKRIFVFCTPEQREVEIENFGNRHGWRIDLLQKKIEELAIEYGYIESN; encoded by the coding sequence ATGTCACATTGTCCATACTGTGGTAAAAAAATTGCTATGAGTAAAGCTTTTTGTTCAAGAAGCTGTAAAGAGAACTATTTTCAATTAATTGCAATACAGGTACCAAAACCATTTTTAAAAAGAATTTTTGTTTTTTGTACTCCTGAACAAAGAGAAGTAGAAATTGAAAACTTTGGAAATAGACATGGCTGGAGAATTGATCTATTGCAAAAGAAAATTGAAGAACTGGCAATAGAATATGGATACATCGAGTCAAATTAG
- a CDS encoding response regulator transcription factor: MLKTLKNIRKLYNAKLLVISNDSEVQNSIEIEFDEYFRELVLVKSSTEAIELLKNQNFDMAIIDTNVVSKDFDEACSGITKVAPTLPKIVISDRGSNEDIVVAINNSAYTFLTKPLRPEDIKLSVIMCLNQTKRGDKVEFNNGIYFDEYRDQFFKSGGSLVDFTRLEKGFMKLLISKRGEVVDYDTIKDVVWKGKNMSIYTMRNIVNKIRQKTYYEIIRNHSNKGYTLEFKE, encoded by the coding sequence ATGCTTAAAACTTTAAAGAATATAAGAAAATTATACAATGCAAAATTACTTGTAATAAGTAATGATAGTGAAGTACAAAATAGTATTGAAATTGAGTTTGACGAATACTTTAGGGAATTAGTATTAGTTAAAAGTTCTACTGAAGCAATTGAATTATTAAAAAATCAAAACTTCGATATGGCAATTATTGATACAAATGTTGTTTCAAAAGATTTTGATGAAGCATGTTCAGGTATAACAAAAGTTGCTCCGACTTTGCCAAAAATAGTTATTTCTGATAGAGGAAGTAATGAAGATATTGTAGTTGCAATTAACAATAGTGCATATACTTTCTTGACAAAGCCTTTAAGACCAGAAGATATTAAGTTATCTGTTATTATGTGTTTAAATCAAACAAAAAGAGGTGATAAAGTAGAGTTCAACAATGGAATCTACTTTGATGAGTATAGAGATCAATTTTTTAAATCTGGTGGAAGCTTAGTTGATTTTACAAGATTAGAAAAAGGTTTTATGAAGCTTCTTATCTCTAAAAGAGGTGAAGTTGTTGATTATGATACGATTAAAGATGTTGTTTGGAAGGGTAAAAATATGTCTATTTATACAATGAGAAATATTGTTAATAAAATTAGACAAAAAACTTATTATGAAATTATAAGAAACCATTCTAATAAAGGTTATACCTTAGAATTTAAAGAATAA
- the polA gene encoding DNA polymerase I — MKKTITVIDTFGFLFRAYYALPPLKSKSGFPTGLLTGFMNFISNIGRDFQTDYLVFALDSKGDTFRKEIYNEYKSHRPDVPEDLLKQLPVAIDWIEKMGFQIAMEDGYEADDVIASIAKDAKEKNLAVRVVSHDKDLYQLIDDNVYLFDPIKKSVVDEQKCYDKYGVTPAQFTDYQSLLGDSADNVPGVKGVGAKTAEALIKQFDNLDNIYANIENIEKTRWKNLLTEGKDLAYVSKKLVTLYTECHAIEDIEKYVLPQENPVLKIADTLMEYDLNRIISKVEKDGLSYKTSIPKGYEEKPVEVKKELKTEYILLDDEKKLLEVVSSIPEIAIVAFDTETTDLDVRNASLVGFSFSYEEGIGYYVPIGHYYLGVSNQISKEVAKQAIEILNKRKLVLQNFKYDFAIIKNQLGIELNLFADTMILAWLLDTSSKIGLDALALKYYDHEMISFKDVVKKGENFSNVDINEACKYAAEDAVFTRNIYFKLTDELKEKDSEHLINLAHEVEFEFIYILANMEDNGIKLDIKKLEELKEKNNKHIQELKIDIYEKSGVEFNINSPKQLGEVLFDTLKLPPSKKTKSGYSTNEFVLQKLYDEHEVIPLILEYREAFKLQSTYIEPLLELALKDNENRIYTSFLQTGTATGRLSSKNPNLQNIPVRTPAGSLIRSVFIPKDGFKLVGIDYSQIELRLLAHFSEDKALVDAFNNNLDIHHQTAVKIFGEKEAKEKRSIAKSINFGLLYGMGSRKLADTLGISTKEAKQYIESYFKAFVSVKDYFKSVEDAALENGYVETLLKRRRLFDFDSANAMMKAAYLRESVNTLFQGSAADLIKLSMIKIFNEFKDNEDIRMLLQIHDELIFEIKESEVDKITNKLVEIMENIYSLKIPLKVSKSVGNTWQELK, encoded by the coding sequence ATGAAAAAAACAATTACAGTTATTGATACCTTTGGTTTTTTATTTAGAGCTTATTACGCATTACCCCCTTTAAAATCAAAAAGTGGTTTTCCAACAGGACTTTTAACAGGATTTATGAACTTTATTTCAAATATAGGTAGAGATTTTCAAACAGATTATCTAGTATTTGCACTTGATTCTAAGGGTGATACTTTTAGAAAAGAAATTTATAATGAATATAAATCTCATAGACCTGATGTTCCAGAAGATTTATTAAAACAATTACCTGTTGCAATTGATTGGATTGAAAAAATGGGATTTCAAATAGCAATGGAAGATGGATATGAAGCCGATGATGTTATAGCCTCAATTGCAAAGGATGCAAAAGAGAAAAACCTTGCTGTTAGAGTTGTTTCTCATGATAAGGATTTATATCAATTAATAGATGATAATGTTTATTTATTTGACCCAATTAAAAAATCAGTAGTAGATGAACAAAAATGTTATGATAAATATGGTGTAACACCAGCACAATTTACAGATTATCAGTCTCTTTTAGGGGATAGTGCTGATAATGTTCCTGGAGTAAAAGGAGTAGGGGCTAAAACAGCAGAAGCATTAATTAAACAGTTTGATAATTTAGATAATATCTATGCAAATATAGAAAATATAGAAAAAACAAGATGGAAAAACTTACTTACAGAAGGTAAAGATTTAGCTTATGTTTCTAAGAAACTTGTAACACTTTATACCGAGTGTCATGCTATTGAAGATATTGAAAAATATGTTTTACCCCAAGAAAACCCTGTTTTAAAAATAGCAGATACTTTAATGGAATATGATTTAAATAGAATTATTTCAAAAGTTGAAAAAGATGGACTAAGTTATAAAACATCAATTCCAAAAGGTTATGAAGAAAAGCCTGTTGAAGTAAAAAAAGAACTAAAAACAGAGTATATTTTATTGGATGATGAAAAAAAGCTTTTAGAAGTTGTTTCGTCAATTCCTGAAATTGCTATTGTTGCTTTTGATACGGAAACAACAGACTTAGATGTAAGAAATGCCTCTTTAGTAGGTTTCTCTTTCTCTTATGAAGAGGGAATAGGTTATTATGTACCAATTGGACATTATTATTTAGGCGTATCAAATCAAATATCAAAAGAAGTTGCAAAACAGGCAATAGAAATCTTAAATAAAAGAAAACTTGTATTACAAAACTTTAAATATGATTTTGCAATTATTAAGAATCAATTAGGAATAGAATTAAATCTTTTTGCTGATACCATGATTTTAGCTTGGTTATTAGATACAAGCTCAAAAATTGGACTTGATGCTTTAGCTTTAAAATATTATGACCATGAGATGATTAGTTTTAAAGACGTAGTAAAAAAAGGTGAAAATTTTTCAAATGTAGATATTAATGAAGCTTGTAAATATGCTGCTGAAGATGCTGTATTTACGAGAAATATTTATTTTAAACTTACTGATGAATTAAAAGAAAAAGATTCTGAGCATCTTATTAACTTAGCACATGAAGTTGAGTTTGAATTTATATATATACTTGCAAATATGGAAGATAATGGAATAAAGCTTGATATTAAAAAACTAGAAGAGTTAAAAGAAAAAAACAATAAACATATTCAAGAACTTAAAATAGATATTTATGAAAAGTCTGGAGTTGAGTTCAATATCAACTCTCCAAAACAACTTGGAGAAGTATTGTTTGATACTTTAAAACTTCCTCCTTCTAAAAAAACAAAAAGTGGATATAGTACAAATGAGTTTGTATTACAAAAACTATATGATGAACATGAAGTAATTCCTTTAATTTTAGAGTATAGAGAAGCTTTTAAATTACAATCTACATATATAGAACCACTTTTAGAATTGGCTTTAAAAGATAATGAAAATAGAATTTATACATCATTTTTACAAACAGGAACGGCTACTGGAAGATTAAGTTCTAAAAATCCAAACCTACAAAATATACCAGTTAGAACACCAGCTGGGTCTTTGATTAGAAGTGTATTTATTCCAAAAGATGGATTTAAATTAGTTGGTATTGATTATTCTCAAATTGAGTTAAGACTACTTGCTCATTTTAGTGAAGATAAGGCTTTAGTTGATGCTTTCAATAATAATTTAGATATTCATCATCAAACAGCGGTGAAAATTTTTGGGGAAAAAGAAGCAAAAGAAAAAAGATCAATTGCAAAATCAATTAATTTTGGACTACTTTATGGAATGGGAAGTAGAAAACTTGCTGATACATTAGGAATATCAACAAAAGAAGCTAAGCAATATATAGAGTCATATTTTAAAGCTTTTGTTAGTGTAAAAGATTACTTTAAATCTGTTGAAGACGCTGCTTTAGAAAATGGTTATGTAGAGACTTTATTAAAAAGAAGAAGACTTTTTGACTTTGATTCTGCAAATGCGATGATGAAAGCTGCATACTTAAGAGAATCTGTAAATACATTATTTCAAGGTAGTGCAGCAGATTTAATAAAGCTTTCAATGATTAAAATTTTTAATGAATTTAAAGATAATGAAGATATAAGAATGTTACTTCAAATTCATGATGAACTTATATTTGAGATAAAAGAGTCTGAAGTTGATAAAATAACTAATAAATTAGTAGAAATAATGGAAAATATTTATTCTTTAAAGATACCTCTAAAAGTGTCAAAGTCAGTTGGTAATACATGGCAAGAGCTGAAATAG